AATTCCATCATTTAATAGTTTTAGATTCAGGTAGACATAATCTTCTATGTCGTGACAGCTTTCTACTGTCACATAGGGCAAGTTGAGCAGTCTATCTAAATGAAAGTTCACGCTTACTGTTTAAGAATTTAGTTATGCCGTATACATTTTAACCCAATAACCCTGGAGAACCTTATCTATTAACAGTTACTTGCTGAAGATAAGGTTGTGGATCTTGTGCCACCCAGCCTAAATTCGAGTTGTAGCGCAACTCAAAATGCAGGTGGGGTTTGTCTACGTCAGGGAGTCCTGTGGTACCAACCGTTCCCAGGACATCTCCCTGGTTAACTTGTTCACCAAGACTGACATCGATTGTTGCAAGGTGAGCATAACGAGTTTGGCGTCCTCCCGGATGATTAATGACGACTAAATTGCCAGAATCTCCGCGATCGCCAATAAAGGCTACAGTTCCCTTATCCACTGCTAGCACGGGTGTTCCGACTTCTGCCAACAAATCGATACCGCTGTGAAAAGCAACTTGATTGCTACGAGGATTTAGCTGCCAACCATAACTCAGTGCGATCGCAGTCGTTGCGGGTAAGGGATACTGGGCTAGTTTCTGGTTGTTACGTCCAGACAGACTTGCAGGCGACCAATTTACCCCAGGAATGAATACAACTCTCGGATTTTTCTGGCAACCGTTTACCTCATAGAGTACATCGGCACGAATTCGGTAGGTTTTGGCTACCTCTTGCCACGTTTTCCCAGCAGGAACTTGGACGCGAATGCCATTGTAAGGAGGAATCAAAATTTTTGTCCCTACGGGTGCTTTGCCTTGCCGCAAAGACGGATTCAGGCTCATGAGGGTAGCAGAGATGAGATTGTATTGACTGGCAATGCTCTGTAGTGTCTCGCCAGGAGCAATCTTATGGTTAATGATGCGATCTAAAGCTGGCGTTGGGCAAAGTTGCTCCGTCCTTCTGGGTGTTCCCTCCGTTGATGAGGGAGGTACCGCGGGAGGTGCAGCGAAAATCTCATCAGCGGTAGCCAATTTTGTTGACGCTGCTAAAACAAGCAAAAAAACCATTCCCCGTAAGGCAGGCAAGATGCCTGCGCTACAGATTGGGAACGAGAGAAACAGGAAAGAAAGACCGAATTTCTGCTTCTTGTCTCTCATCTGCTTGTTCATAAAACTCGCAAAATGCTGGGAATACTGTCTATCGTATCTAACGTGCGAATTTCATCTAGGGCTTGTCGAAAGTTGCCTTCCCGAACATCGTGAGTCACGACGACAATTTCGGCAAGTTCGCCGTGGATGCCGGTTTGCACCACAGATTCAAGACTCACCTGATGGTTGCCGAAACTGGTGCCCAACTTACCAATAACGCCCGGACGATCCCGTGTCAAGAAACGAGCGTAAAACCGCGTGACTAGCTCCTCCATCGGGGCGATCGCGCAGTAATCTTGATGGGAACAGCTTAACAGGGGATGCAGTTTGGCAGCATCTCCACCACTTTTCAAAATGCCAGCAATATTTAAAATATCCGAGACAACGGCGCTGGCAGTGGGGCCGGAACCCGCCCCACGTCCGTAAAACATCACCTGCCCAATCGGTTCCCCTTCTACGAGAATTGCGTTATAGACACCGCTAATACTGGCAAGCGGGTGAGTTTTGGGTACGAGAGTCGGATGAACTCTGACTTGTAGAGACGCACCATTTCTCGTTTCTCTGCCTGGAGTTTCTTTCTCCGGTGCCGGTAAATCTTGTTTAGCGATCGCTAATAATTTGATCGTAAAGCCGAGTTTTTCCGCATAGGCAATATCGGCGGCGCTGACCTTAGAAATCCCTTCACAATAGATTTCTGGCAGCTTGATGCGTCCCCCAAACGCTAAGGACGCCAAAATCGCCATCTTATCAGCAGCATCTAAACCATCGACATCAGCCGTCGGATCGGCTTCTGCATAACCCAACTGCTGGGCATCTGCCAGAATCTCGCTAAATTCACCCCCCTCGGTTTGCATCCGACTGAGGATGTAATTCGTGGTGCCATTGACAATGCCAGTCACCGAATGAATCCGGTTAACACTCAGCGCCTGCTTCAGAGGTTGAATCACCGGGATGCCGCCCCCAACGGCTGCCTCTAGCATCACATAGACGCCTGCTTGATTCGCCGCTGTGAAAATTTCATCGCCGTAGCGAGAAATAACCGCCTTATTTGCCGTGACAACGTGCTTACCATTGGCGATCGCTTTGAGGATGAGCGACCGCGCGGGTTCTAAGCCTCCCATCACCTCCACCACAATGTCTACATGGGGATCGGTGACAATCGATTCCAAATCGGTCGTCAGCAAGTTTTCTGGCATTTCCACGAATCGAGGCTTCTCTAGCGATCGCACTCCTACCCGATAAACTTCTATTTCTTGCAGCAGCGGATGACGCCCTTGCGGATCTAGCAAAATTTGTGCCGTACCCGTGCCGACTGTCCCCAGTCCTAATAATCCGATTTTAAAAGCCACAACCGTTATCCTGAATTTTAACTCTACAGCGCTTGTAATTTACTTGTAATTTAGCTTTTCGGCTCTGCCTCCATCGCGTTGGCAATGCTAACACAGGGGATGCTATCAACACCCCTCCCATCACCGCCCCGAACAGTGAGCCAAAAACTGAGCAAAAGAGTGAACCGAATTGCTGATCCACCTGAGACATTCTAGAGGTGATGGCACCCATTACAGTTGTTGAGTTGCGATCGCTTATGCTCAAACAAATTGCTCTTGCTGGTTTTGCGAGTTTCACTGTTGTTGCCTTCCCAATCGTCAGCAAGGCTTTAACCGTTCAGGAAGTTCCCAATCCCCGGCAAATGAATGGTGGCTGGGTGACAGACATGGCAGATATGCTCAGTCCGGCGACGGAAGCACAACTCAACCAGATCATCTCAGATTTAGAGGCAAAAAATAGCACTGAAATCGCGGTAGTGACGGTGCCAGAGACTGCACCTTCTGCTACTCCTAAAGCGTTCGCTACGTCGCTATTTAATTACTGGGGTATTGGCAAGAAAGGTCGGGACAACGGGGTGCTGTTACTGATTTCCCAGCGGGAACGCCGCGTAGAAATCGAAACAGGTTACAGTATCGAGTCGATTCTCCCCGATGCGCGTGTTAGCAAAATTATCCAACAAGAGATCGCGCCGCGATTTAAGTAGGGTGACTTTAACGGTGGCACCCTGGCGGGAACGCAAGCACTGATTGTAGAGTTGAGAGCGGGTGAACTACCAACCAATGCTGGCACAAATCTACAAAATCCCAACATGGGGATTCCTTGGGAAGTATTTGCGATCGGCGGAGTCGCGGTAGTTGCGATCGCCATCTGTGGCGGTGTTCTCGTCTTGATGATTCGGAGTTTAGTGAATTGGTTAAATC
The Coleofasciculus sp. FACHB-1120 DNA segment above includes these coding regions:
- a CDS encoding M23 family metallopeptidase; translated protein: MNKQMRDKKQKFGLSFLFLSFPICSAGILPALRGMVFLLVLAASTKLATADEIFAAPPAVPPSSTEGTPRRTEQLCPTPALDRIINHKIAPGETLQSIASQYNLISATLMSLNPSLRQGKAPVGTKILIPPYNGIRVQVPAGKTWQEVAKTYRIRADVLYEVNGCQKNPRVVFIPGVNWSPASLSGRNNQKLAQYPLPATTAIALSYGWQLNPRSNQVAFHSGIDLLAEVGTPVLAVDKGTVAFIGDRGDSGNLVVINHPGGRQTRYAHLATIDVSLGEQVNQGDVLGTVGTTGLPDVDKPHLHFELRYNSNLGWVAQDPQPYLQQVTVNR
- a CDS encoding homoserine dehydrogenase, giving the protein MAFKIGLLGLGTVGTGTAQILLDPQGRHPLLQEIEVYRVGVRSLEKPRFVEMPENLLTTDLESIVTDPHVDIVVEVMGGLEPARSLILKAIANGKHVVTANKAVISRYGDEIFTAANQAGVYVMLEAAVGGGIPVIQPLKQALSVNRIHSVTGIVNGTTNYILSRMQTEGGEFSEILADAQQLGYAEADPTADVDGLDAADKMAILASLAFGGRIKLPEIYCEGISKVSAADIAYAEKLGFTIKLLAIAKQDLPAPEKETPGRETRNGASLQVRVHPTLVPKTHPLASISGVYNAILVEGEPIGQVMFYGRGAGSGPTASAVVSDILNIAGILKSGGDAAKLHPLLSCSHQDYCAIAPMEELVTRFYARFLTRDRPGVIGKLGTSFGNHQVSLESVVQTGIHGELAEIVVVTHDVREGNFRQALDEIRTLDTIDSIPSILRVL
- a CDS encoding TPM domain-containing protein, translating into MAPITVVELRSLMLKQIALAGFASFTVVAFPIVSKALTVQEVPNPRQMNGGWVTDMADMLSPATEAQLNQIISDLEAKNSTEIAVVTVPETAPSATPKAFATSLFNYWGIGKKGRDNGVLLLISQRERRVEIETGYSIESILPDARVSKIIQQEIAPRFK